In Zingiber officinale cultivar Zhangliang chromosome 6A, Zo_v1.1, whole genome shotgun sequence, a single genomic region encodes these proteins:
- the LOC121995984 gene encoding F-box protein PP2-B11-like isoform X1, whose product MSLYAAFRSQVQFAWLEAIRRGVCCSSETRAAGIEDSKCYRASDFDMGDPGMEEVLPQGCIAHALSFTSPRDACRASAVSTTLLSAAASDAVWDRFLPADLQSVLARADRPVDCCSKRDLFFRLCDEPVLVDGGKMTFSLDRSSGAKCYMLSARALSIQRGDTEHCWRWVSQTDSRFLEVAELINVCWLEVQGKIHSKTLSSKTTYAAYLIFKLSNHSYGLGHPLQEASVKIGTQSSTTAICLQLSDMYAHLRARRHRVAQFGQGLCSRQRLLTVEETQEAEEEVEGIGGRVPRPRDDGWMEIELGEFYNYREEGEDGEVHIHLLEVKGGHWKNGLIIEGIQIRPKRSTTRTKGSSNLTVYDRSSSTTRPRPVAFRH is encoded by the exons ATGAGTTTATATGCGGCGTTTCGCTCTCAAGTTCAATTCGCGTGGCTGGAAGCTATAAGGAGGGGGGTTTGTTGCTCCTCCGAGACGAGGGCCGCCGGCATCGAAGATTCGAAGTGCTATCGTGCGAGCGATTTCGACATGGGCGATCCGGGAATGGAGGAGGTGCTTCCCCAAGGCTGCATCGCCCACGCCCTCTCCTTCACGTCGCCCCGCGACGCCTGCCGCGCCTCCGCCGTCTCCACCACTTTGCTATCCGCGGCGGCTTCGGACGCCGTCTGGGACCGCTTTCTCCCCGCCGATCTGCAGTCCGTCCTCGCCCGCGCCGATCGCCCCGTCGACTGCTGCTCCAAGAGGGATCTCTTCTTCCGCCTCTGCGACGAGCCGGTGCTCGTGGACGGCGGCAAGATG ACTTTCTCACTGGATAGATCGAGCGGAGCAAAATGTTACATGCTTTCAGCCAGAGCGTTGTCGATTCAGCGGGGAGATACAGAGCACTGCTGGCGCTGGGTTTCACAAACTGATTCCAG GTTCTTAGAGGTTGCTGAACTAATCAATGTGTGCTGGTTGGAGGTCCAAGGAAAGATCCATAGTAAAACCCTTTCTTCAAAAACAACATATGCCGCCTATCttatcttcaaactctccaatcaCTCTTACGGTCTGGGTCATCCGCTTCAGGAGGCATCGGTGAAGATCGGAACACAGTCGTCTACTACTGCAATTTGCTTGCAGCTCAGTGACATGTATGCTCATTTGCGCGCTCGGAGACATAGGGTGGCTCAGTTCGGGCAGGGTTTATGTTCGAGGCAACGACTATTGACCGTCGAAGAAACTCAAGAGGCAGAAGAGGAAGTCGAGGGAATCGGTGGGCGTGTTCCACGGCCGAGGGATGATGGATGGATGGAAATCGAATTAGGGGAGTTCTATAACTATAGGGAAGAGGGTGAGGATGGGGAGGTGCACATTCATTTGTTAGAAGTGAAAGGAGGGCATTGGAAGAATGGTCTAATAATCGAAGGGATTCAAATAAGGCCTAAGAGGTCTACTACTAGGACCAAAGGTTCGTCGAACTTAACCGTTTACGATCGATCAAGCTCTACTACTAGGCCGAGGCCGGTTGCATTTCGACACTAA
- the LOC121995984 gene encoding F-box protein PP2-B3-like isoform X3 produces MSLYAAFRSQVQFAWLEAIRRGVCCSSETRAAGIEDSKCYRASDFDMGDPGMEEVLPQGCIAHALSFTSPRDACRASAVSTTLLSAAASDAVWDRFLPADLQSVLARADRPVDCCSKRDLFFRLCDEPVLVDGGKMTFSLDRSSGAKCYMLSARALSIQRGDTEHCWRWVSQTDSRCYARGQGLRVLDEFKCPRYQVTMRLRF; encoded by the exons ATGAGTTTATATGCGGCGTTTCGCTCTCAAGTTCAATTCGCGTGGCTGGAAGCTATAAGGAGGGGGGTTTGTTGCTCCTCCGAGACGAGGGCCGCCGGCATCGAAGATTCGAAGTGCTATCGTGCGAGCGATTTCGACATGGGCGATCCGGGAATGGAGGAGGTGCTTCCCCAAGGCTGCATCGCCCACGCCCTCTCCTTCACGTCGCCCCGCGACGCCTGCCGCGCCTCCGCCGTCTCCACCACTTTGCTATCCGCGGCGGCTTCGGACGCCGTCTGGGACCGCTTTCTCCCCGCCGATCTGCAGTCCGTCCTCGCCCGCGCCGATCGCCCCGTCGACTGCTGCTCCAAGAGGGATCTCTTCTTCCGCCTCTGCGACGAGCCGGTGCTCGTGGACGGCGGCAAGATG ACTTTCTCACTGGATAGATCGAGCGGAGCAAAATGTTACATGCTTTCAGCCAGAGCGTTGTCGATTCAGCGGGGAGATACAGAGCACTGCTGGCGCTGGGTTTCACAAACTGATTCCAG GTGCTATGCTAGAGGCCAAGGGCTTCGAGTGTTGGATGAATTCAAGTGTCCACGTTATCAAGTAACAATGAGGTTGCGGTTTTGA
- the LOC121995984 gene encoding F-box protein At2g02240-like isoform X2, which yields MSLYAAFRSQVQFAWLEAIRRGVCCSSETRAAGIEDSKCYRASDFDMGDPGMEEVLPQGCIAHALSFTSPRDACRASAVSTTLLSAAASDAVWDRFLPADLQSVLARADRPVDCCSKRDLFFRLCDEPVLVDGGKMTFSLDRSSGAKCYMLSARALSIQRGDTEHCWRWVSQTDSRFLEVAELINVCWLEVQGKIHRGIGEDRNTVVYYCNLLAAQ from the exons ATGAGTTTATATGCGGCGTTTCGCTCTCAAGTTCAATTCGCGTGGCTGGAAGCTATAAGGAGGGGGGTTTGTTGCTCCTCCGAGACGAGGGCCGCCGGCATCGAAGATTCGAAGTGCTATCGTGCGAGCGATTTCGACATGGGCGATCCGGGAATGGAGGAGGTGCTTCCCCAAGGCTGCATCGCCCACGCCCTCTCCTTCACGTCGCCCCGCGACGCCTGCCGCGCCTCCGCCGTCTCCACCACTTTGCTATCCGCGGCGGCTTCGGACGCCGTCTGGGACCGCTTTCTCCCCGCCGATCTGCAGTCCGTCCTCGCCCGCGCCGATCGCCCCGTCGACTGCTGCTCCAAGAGGGATCTCTTCTTCCGCCTCTGCGACGAGCCGGTGCTCGTGGACGGCGGCAAGATG ACTTTCTCACTGGATAGATCGAGCGGAGCAAAATGTTACATGCTTTCAGCCAGAGCGTTGTCGATTCAGCGGGGAGATACAGAGCACTGCTGGCGCTGGGTTTCACAAACTGATTCCAG GTTCTTAGAGGTTGCTGAACTAATCAATGTGTGCTGGTTGGAGGTCCAAGGAAAGATCCATA GAGGCATCGGTGAAGATCGGAACACAGTCGTCTACTACTGCAATTTGCTTGCAGCTCAGTGA